One genomic window of Euwallacea fornicatus isolate EFF26 chromosome 7, ASM4011564v1, whole genome shotgun sequence includes the following:
- the unc-104 gene encoding kinesin-like protein unc-104 isoform X6 has product MSSVKVAVRVRPFNNREITRECKCIIKMGGNTTTIANPKAEPNNKEAIKSFNFDYSYWSHDHTDPEFSSQLLVYKDIGEEMLQHSFDGYNVCIFAYGQTGAGKSYTMMGKQEDGQEGIIPQICKELFRKIRDTNENDIKFSVEVSYMEIYCERVRDLLNPKNKGNLKVREHPLLGPYVEDLSKLAVTSYEDIHELIDEGNKARTVAATNMNETSSRSHAVFTIFFTQQRYDETTQLTTEKVSKISLVDLAGSERADSTGAKGTRLKEGANINKSLTTLGKVISALAEIASKNKKSKKADFIPYRDSVLTWLLRENLGGNSKTAMIAAISPADINYDETLSTLRYADRAKQIVCKAVVNEDANAKLIRELKEEIQKLRELLKQEGIEVHEGMDMVERNNKENEKRARTQSTTAEEAVDQLQASEKLIAELNETWEEKLKKTEAIRIEREAVFAEMGVAIKDGNTVGIFSPKRTPHLVNLNEDPYMSECLIYYIKDGVTRIGSAEANCPQDVQLSGSHIKPEHCIFENKERKITLIPLNGALMYVNGREVTEPIVLKTGSRVILGKNHVFRFTHPDEVREMREKNTPAETVDWNFAQNELLEKQGVDLKAEMQKKLVTLEEQYRKEKEAADQAFDEQRKSYEARIDALQKQVEEQIMTMSTYSSYTPEDFSNDNDIFECNWTEKEFELAATAWRKWKHHQFTSLRDDLWGNAIFLKEANAISVELKKKVQFQFTLLTDTLYSPLPPDLRPVIDYDHEDEAAVSRTIVAVEVQDLKNGATHYWSLDKLRQRLELMREMYHNEAEMSPTSPDYNVESLTGGDPFYDRFPWFRMVGRGFVYLSNLLYPVTLIHKVAIVSEKGDVRGYLRVAVQAVIDEDNSDQVGVRQSARIAFESTPKAVIDRNIHNMEDRIIEGHNNIDPIKLEELIECDADSGRGDSSVSSDVKEEEVPEHIMLGKEFTFRVTVLQAVGISTEYADVFCQFNFLHRHDEAFSTEPVKNTGKGTPLGFYHVQNITVTCTKSFLEYIRTQPIVFEVFGHYQQHPLHKDAKLEGSLRQPPRRMLPPSIPISQPVRSSKFGALPSPCTAHIHAKVDVLVWFEICELAPNGEYVPVVVEHSDDLPCRGLFLLHQGIQRRIRITIVHDQASEIKWRDVRELVVGRIRNSPESEEDEDTDNSVLSLGLFPGEYLEISGDDRVMFRFEAAWDSSLHNSPLLNRVTSPGEQIFMTISAYLELENCGRPAIITKDLSMVIYGRDARTGPRSLKHLFSGTYRNAEANRLSGVYELLLRRASEAGVQRRQRRVLDTSSTYVRGEENLHGWRPRGDSLIFDHQWELEKLTRLEEVERVRHTLLLRERLGLDRYHNHKNKFQLEYTTKSEKEVCNMVAKNNLNQSYQVNNDATYEYCERENQLLNKCVRLIQGKPRDNKDLKNNEVTSPTDEITDMSTSMVSSVMTNSSIELCSPERTPLIGECAPFPSMPASPPGPRDPELVLYVPDMEEIRISPVVARKGYLNVLEHKTHGWKKRWVAVRRPYVFIFRDEKDPVERALINLATAQVEYSEDQLAMVRVPNTFSVVSKHRGYLLQTLHEKEVHDWLYAINPLLAGQIRSKSARRQPPNKEKEVNSDTTVTVMAK; this is encoded by the exons ATGTCTTCGGTGAAGGTGGCGGTCCGGGTGAGACCGTTCAACAACAGGGAAATCACCAGGGAGTgtaaatgtataataaaaatgggCGGCAACACTACCA CCATAGCAAACCCCAAGGCAGAACCTAACAACAAAGAAGCGATCAAAAGCTTCAACTTCGACTACTCCTATTGGTCTCATGAT CACACAGATCCAGAGTTCTCCTCCCAGCTCCTGGTCTACAAAGATATAGGCGAGGAGATGCTGCAGCACTCCTTCGACGGTTACAACGTGTGCATATTCGCTTACGGCCAGACTGGCGCTGGCAAATCCTACACTATGATGGGCAAGCAGGAGGACGGGCAAGAGGGCATAATCCCCCAAATCTGTAAGGAGCTGTTCAGGAAAATCCGAGACACCAACGAGAACGACATAAAGTTCTCGGTGGAAGTGAGCTACATGGAGATATACTGCGAGCGGGTTAGGGATTTGCTGAACCCGAAGAACAAGGGGAATTTGAAGGTGCGGGAGCACCCTTTGTTGGGGCCGTATGTGGAGGATTTGAGCAAGTTAGCGGTGACCAGTTATGAGGACATTCACGAGCTCATCGATGAGGGAAATAAAGCACGGACAGTGGCCGCTACTAACATGAACGAAACCAGCTCGAGGTCTCACGCAGTCTTTACTATATTTTTCACTCAGCAAAG GTATGATGAAACTACTCAGTTGACTACCGAGAAAGTGTCCAAAATCTCCCTGGTGGACTTGGCAGGGTCGGAAAGAGCCGACTCAACTGGAGCCAAGGGGACACGGTTGAAAGAGGGCGCAAACATCAACAAGAGCCTCACCACCTTGGGGAAAGTCATATCGGCCTTAGCAGAAATC GCCTCTAAGAACAAAAAGTCGAAGAAGGCGGACTTCATCCCCTACAGAGATTCGGTGCTGACATGGTTGTTGCGCGAAAACTTGGGCGGAAACAGCAAAACTGCCATGATAGCCGCCATCTCTCCTGCTGACATCAACTATGACGAAACCCTGTCCACTTTGAG ATACGCAGATCGAGCCAAGCAGATCGTCTGCAAGGCTGTCGTCAACGAGGACGCCAACGCCAAACTCATCAGAGAGCTTAAGgaagaaatccaaaaattgCGCGAATTGCTTAAGCAGGAGGGAATTGAAGTCCATGAAG GTATGGACATGGTGGAACGCAACAACAAGGAAAACGAGAAGCGGGCCCGAACGCAGTCGACAACGGCGGAGGAGGCAGTGGACCAACTTCAAGCCAGCGAAAAGCTCATTGCAG AACTGAACGAAACTTGGGaagaaaagctaaaaaaaaccGAAGCTATCCGCATCGAAAGAGAAGCGGTCTTCGCAGAAATGGGCGTGGCTATAAAGGACGGCAACACTGTGGGGATCTTCTCCCCGAAACGCACTCCGCACTTGGTAAACTTGAACGAGGACCCCTACATGTCGGAATGCCTCATCTACTACATCAAAGACGGGGTGACACGTATCGGGTCCGCGGAAGCCAACTGTCCTCAAGACGTCCAGCTGTCCGGGTCGCACATCAAACCCGAGCACTGCATTTTCGAAAACAAAGAGAGGAAGATCACTCTGATTCCCCTGAATGGGGCCCTGATGTATGTCAATGGCAGGGAAGTCACAGAGCCAATAGTGCTGAAAACAGGCTCCAGGGTGATTCTGGGTAAGAATCACGTATTCCGATTCACACATCCCGACGAAGTGAGAGAGATGCGCGAGAAGAACACTCCCGCAGAGACTGTGGACTGGAATTTTGCGCAGAATGAGCTTTTGGAGAAGCAGGGCGTCGATTTGAAGGCGGAAATGCAGAAGAAGCTGGTTACCCTGGAGGAGCAGTACCGTAAGGAGAAAGAGGCGGCGGATCAGGCCTTTGATGAGCAGAGAAAG aGCTACGAAGCGAGAATTGACGCTCTGCAGAAACAGGTGGAGGAGCAAATAATGACTATGTCCACCTACAGTTCTTACACTCCAGAGGACTTCAGCAATGACAATGACATATTCG AGTGCAACTGGACTGAGAAGGAATTCGAACTGGCGGCCACTGCTTGGCGCAAGTGGAAACATCACCAATTCACCTCACTCCGAGACGATTTATGGGGCAACGCCATTTTCCTCAAAGAAGCCAACGCCATCAGCGTGGAACTCAAGAAGAAG GTGCAATTTCAATTCACACTTCTCACAGACACATTGTACTCGCCTCTGCCCCCGGATTTGAGGCCGGTGATCGACTATGACCACGAAGACGAGGCCGCAGTGTCCAGGACTATTGTCGCAGTCGAAGTGCAGGATCTTAAGAACGGAGCCACGCATTACTGGTCTTTGGATAAATTGCG TCAACGATTGGAACTAATGCGCGAAATGTACCACAACGAGGCAGAAATGTCTCCGACCTCCCCCGATTATAACGTGGAATCCCTCACCGGAGGAGATCCATTCTACGACCGATTCCCATGGTTCCGAATGGTAGGCCGAGGTTTCGTCTACCTCAGCAACCTCCTCTACCCAGTTACCCTCATCCATAAAGTGGCGATTGTGAGCGAAAAGGGAGACGTCAGGGGTTACTTGAGGGTGGCGGTGCAAGCTGTCATCGATGAAGATAATTCGGATCAGGTGGGAGTGAGGCAGAGTGCCCGGATTGCTTTCGAGTCTACTCCCAAAG CGGTCATTGATCGCAACATCCACAATATGGAGGACAGAATAATTGAGGGACACAACAACATTGATCCGATTAAGTTGGAAGAGTTGATTGAGTGCGATGCCGATTCAGGGAGAGGGGATAGTTCAGTTTCTTCTGACGTGAAAGAGGAGGAGGTCCCCGAGCATATTATGCTGGGGAAGGAGTTCACTTTTAGGGTTACAGTGTTACAAGCAGTGGGCATTTCTACTGAGTACGCGGATGTTTTTTGTCAGTTCAA TTTTCTTCATAGACACGATGAGGCATTTTCAACAGAACCAGTGAAAAACACTGGCAAAGGCACCCCTCTTGGATTCTACCACgttcaaaat ATTACAGTCACATGCACTAAATCTTTCCTCGAATACATCAGAACCCAGCCGATAGTATTCGAAGTGTTTGGCCATTATCAGCAACATCCCCTGCACAAAGACGCCAAACTGGAGGGCAGTTTAAGACAACCTCCTCGCAGAATGCTGCCCCCCTCTATACCTATCTCACAGCCTGTACGATCAAGCAAATTTGGAGCTTTACCTAGTCCCTGCACAGCGCACATTCACGCCAAG GTGGATGTGCTGGTTTGGTTTGAAATCTGTGAATTGGCTCCTAACGGAGAGTACGTGCCTGTAGTAGTCGAGCACAGCGATGATTTGCCATGCAGAGGGCTGTTTTTGCTTCATCAG GGCATTCAACGCCGAATTCGCATTACCATAGTGCACGATCAGGCCTCCGAAATTAAATGGAGAGATGTGCGAGAATTGGTCGTAGGGCGTATAAGAAATTCCCCGGAATCTGAAGAAGACGAAGACACCGACAACTCTGTTCTCTCTTTAGGTTTATTCCCAG GGGAATACTTGGAGATTTCAGGAGATGATCGAGTGATGTTTAGGTTCGAGGCCGCTTGGGACAGTTCCCTGCACAATTCTCCCCTTTTGAATAGGGTGACGTCACCGGGCGAGCAAATATTCATGACCATCTCTGCCTATTTGGAA TTGGAAAATTGCGGCCGGCCTGCGATAATAACCAAAGACTTGAGTATGGTGATATATGGAAGAGACGCTCGCACTGGTCCTAGATCATTGAAACACCTATTTTCGGGCACTTATAGGAATGCTGAAGCTAACAGGCTCTCTGGGGTGTATGAATTGCTGTTAAGACGCGCCAGCGAAGCAG gtGTTCAAAGACGTCAAAGACGCGTCCTAGACACCAGCTCCACCTACGTGCGAGGAGAGGAAAACCTTCACGGCTGGCGCCCACGTGGAGACTCTCTGATATTCGACCATCAGTGGGAATTGGAGAAGCTCACCCGATTGGAGGAAGTAGAGAG AGTGCGCCACACGCTGTTGTTGCGAGAGAGATTGGGCCTGGATCGGTACCACAACCATAAAAACAAGTTCCAGCTGGAATACACCACCAAGAGCGAGAAGGAGGTATGCAATATGGTGGCCAAGAACAATCTGAATCAGTCCTACCAAG tcAACAACGACGCGACCTACGAATACTGTGAGCGTGAGAATCAGCTGCTCAATAAATGCGTTCGCTTGATCCAAGGCAAACCTCGAGATAACAAAGATTTGAAGAACAATGAAGTTACCAGTCCCACTGACGAAATCACCGACATGAGCACCAGCATGGTGTCCAGCGTCATGACGAATAGTTCCATTGAGCTCTGTTCTCCCGAAAGGACGCCCCTGATTGGTGAATGCGCGCCTTTCCCGTCAATGCCGGCTTCCCCTCCAG GACCTAGAGATCCAGAGTTGGTACTCTACGTGCCTGACATGGAGGAAATCAGAATTTCTCCAGTGGTGGCGCGTAAAGGTTATCTCAACGTCTTGGAGCACAAAACTCACGGATGGAAGAAGCGATGGGTG GCGGTGCGCAGACCGTACGTTTTCATCTTCCGCGACGAAAAAGACCCGGTAGAACGTGCCCTGATTAACTTAGCCACAGCTCAAGTAGAGTACTCAGAAGACCAGCTGGCCATG GTGCGAGTTCCCAACACCTTCAGTGTGGTGAGTAAACATCGGGGCTATCTCTTGCAGACCTTACACGAAAAAGAGGTTCACGATTGGTTGTACGCTATTAATCCTTTGTTGGCCGGACAAATACGCTCGAAATCGGCAAGGAGACAACCCCCAAACAAAGAAAAAGAGGTAAACTCTGACACAACTGTGACTGTAATGGCGAAATGA
- the unc-104 gene encoding kinesin-like protein unc-104 isoform X7, whose amino-acid sequence MSSVKVAVRVRPFNNREITRECKCIIKMGGNTTTIANPKAEPNNKEAIKSFNFDYSYWSHDHTDPEFSSQLLVYKDIGEEMLQHSFDGYNVCIFAYGQTGAGKSYTMMGKQEDGQEGIIPQICKELFRKIRDTNENDIKFSVEVSYMEIYCERVRDLLNPKNKGNLKVREHPLLGPYVEDLSKLAVTSYEDIHELIDEGNKARTVAATNMNETSSRSHAVFTIFFTQQRYDETTQLTTEKVSKISLVDLAGSERADSTGAKGTRLKEGANINKSLTTLGKVISALAEIASKNKKSKKADFIPYRDSVLTWLLRENLGGNSKTAMIAAISPADINYDETLSTLRYADRAKQIVCKAVVNEDANAKLIRELKEEIQKLRELLKQEGIEVHEGPDGKIIYEKKDQPRMDMVERNNKENEKRARTQSTTAEEAVDQLQASEKLIAELNETWEEKLKKTEAIRIEREAVFAEMGVAIKDGNTVGIFSPKRTPHLVNLNEDPYMSECLIYYIKDGVTRIGSAEANCPQDVQLSGSHIKPEHCIFENKERKITLIPLNGALMYVNGREVTEPIVLKTGSRVILGKNHVFRFTHPDEVREMREKNTPAETVDWNFAQNELLEKQGVDLKAEMQKKLVTLEEQYRKEKEAADQAFDEQRKSYEARIDALQKQVEEQIMTMSTYSSYTPEDFSNDNDIFVNPLFDAECNWTEKEFELAATAWRKWKHHQFTSLRDDLWGNAIFLKEANAISVELKKKVQFQFTLLTDTLYSPLPPDLRPVIDYDHEDEAAVSRTIVAVEVQDLKNGATHYWSLDKLRQRLELMREMYHNEAEMSPTSPDYNVESLTGGDPFYDRFPWFRMVGRGFVYLSNLLYPVTLIHKVAIVSEKGDVRGYLRVAVQAVIDEDNSDQVGVRQSARIAFESTPKAVIDRNIHNMEDRIIEGHNNIDPIKLEELIECDADSGRGDSSVSSDVKEEEVPEHIMLGKEFTFRVTVLQAVGISTEYADVFCQFNFLHRHDEAFSTEPVKNTGKGTPLGFYHVQNITVTCTKSFLEYIRTQPIVFEVFGHYQQHPLHKDAKLEGSLRQPPRRMLPPSIPISQPVRSSKFGALPSPCTAHIHAKVDVLVWFEICELAPNGEYVPVVVEHSDDLPCRGLFLLHQGIQRRIRITIVHDQASEIKWRDVRELVVGRIRNSPESEEDEDTDNSVLSLGLFPGEYLEISGDDRVMFRFEAAWDSSLHNSPLLNRVTSPGEQIFMTISAYLELENCGRPAIITKDLSMVIYGRDARTGPRSLKHLFSGTYRNAEANRLSGVYELLLRRASEAGVQRRQRRVLDTSSTYVRGEENLHGWRPRGDSLIFDHQWELEKLTRLEEVERVRHTLLLRERLGLDRYHNHKNKFQLEYTTKSEKEVCNMVAKNNLNQSYQVNNDATYEYCERENQLLNKCVRLIQGKPRDNKDLKNNEVTSPTDEITDMSTSMVSSVMTNSSIELCSPERTPLIGECAPFPSMPASPPGPRDPELVLYVPDMEEIRISPVVARKGYLNVLEHKTHGWKKRWVAVRRPYVFIFRDEKDPVERALINLATAQVEYSEDQLAMVRVPNTFSVVSKHRGYLLQTLHEKEVHDWLYAINPLLAGQIRSKSARRQPPNKEKEVNSDTTVTVMAK is encoded by the exons ATGTCTTCGGTGAAGGTGGCGGTCCGGGTGAGACCGTTCAACAACAGGGAAATCACCAGGGAGTgtaaatgtataataaaaatgggCGGCAACACTACCA CCATAGCAAACCCCAAGGCAGAACCTAACAACAAAGAAGCGATCAAAAGCTTCAACTTCGACTACTCCTATTGGTCTCATGAT CACACAGATCCAGAGTTCTCCTCCCAGCTCCTGGTCTACAAAGATATAGGCGAGGAGATGCTGCAGCACTCCTTCGACGGTTACAACGTGTGCATATTCGCTTACGGCCAGACTGGCGCTGGCAAATCCTACACTATGATGGGCAAGCAGGAGGACGGGCAAGAGGGCATAATCCCCCAAATCTGTAAGGAGCTGTTCAGGAAAATCCGAGACACCAACGAGAACGACATAAAGTTCTCGGTGGAAGTGAGCTACATGGAGATATACTGCGAGCGGGTTAGGGATTTGCTGAACCCGAAGAACAAGGGGAATTTGAAGGTGCGGGAGCACCCTTTGTTGGGGCCGTATGTGGAGGATTTGAGCAAGTTAGCGGTGACCAGTTATGAGGACATTCACGAGCTCATCGATGAGGGAAATAAAGCACGGACAGTGGCCGCTACTAACATGAACGAAACCAGCTCGAGGTCTCACGCAGTCTTTACTATATTTTTCACTCAGCAAAG GTATGATGAAACTACTCAGTTGACTACCGAGAAAGTGTCCAAAATCTCCCTGGTGGACTTGGCAGGGTCGGAAAGAGCCGACTCAACTGGAGCCAAGGGGACACGGTTGAAAGAGGGCGCAAACATCAACAAGAGCCTCACCACCTTGGGGAAAGTCATATCGGCCTTAGCAGAAATC GCCTCTAAGAACAAAAAGTCGAAGAAGGCGGACTTCATCCCCTACAGAGATTCGGTGCTGACATGGTTGTTGCGCGAAAACTTGGGCGGAAACAGCAAAACTGCCATGATAGCCGCCATCTCTCCTGCTGACATCAACTATGACGAAACCCTGTCCACTTTGAG ATACGCAGATCGAGCCAAGCAGATCGTCTGCAAGGCTGTCGTCAACGAGGACGCCAACGCCAAACTCATCAGAGAGCTTAAGgaagaaatccaaaaattgCGCGAATTGCTTAAGCAGGAGGGAATTGAAGTCCATGAAG GTCCCGATGgcaaaataatttacgaaAAGAAGGACCAGCCTC GTATGGACATGGTGGAACGCAACAACAAGGAAAACGAGAAGCGGGCCCGAACGCAGTCGACAACGGCGGAGGAGGCAGTGGACCAACTTCAAGCCAGCGAAAAGCTCATTGCAG AACTGAACGAAACTTGGGaagaaaagctaaaaaaaaccGAAGCTATCCGCATCGAAAGAGAAGCGGTCTTCGCAGAAATGGGCGTGGCTATAAAGGACGGCAACACTGTGGGGATCTTCTCCCCGAAACGCACTCCGCACTTGGTAAACTTGAACGAGGACCCCTACATGTCGGAATGCCTCATCTACTACATCAAAGACGGGGTGACACGTATCGGGTCCGCGGAAGCCAACTGTCCTCAAGACGTCCAGCTGTCCGGGTCGCACATCAAACCCGAGCACTGCATTTTCGAAAACAAAGAGAGGAAGATCACTCTGATTCCCCTGAATGGGGCCCTGATGTATGTCAATGGCAGGGAAGTCACAGAGCCAATAGTGCTGAAAACAGGCTCCAGGGTGATTCTGGGTAAGAATCACGTATTCCGATTCACACATCCCGACGAAGTGAGAGAGATGCGCGAGAAGAACACTCCCGCAGAGACTGTGGACTGGAATTTTGCGCAGAATGAGCTTTTGGAGAAGCAGGGCGTCGATTTGAAGGCGGAAATGCAGAAGAAGCTGGTTACCCTGGAGGAGCAGTACCGTAAGGAGAAAGAGGCGGCGGATCAGGCCTTTGATGAGCAGAGAAAG aGCTACGAAGCGAGAATTGACGCTCTGCAGAAACAGGTGGAGGAGCAAATAATGACTATGTCCACCTACAGTTCTTACACTCCAGAGGACTTCAGCAATGACAATGACATATTCG TGAACCCTCTGTTTGATGCAGAGTGCAACTGGACTGAGAAGGAATTCGAACTGGCGGCCACTGCTTGGCGCAAGTGGAAACATCACCAATTCACCTCACTCCGAGACGATTTATGGGGCAACGCCATTTTCCTCAAAGAAGCCAACGCCATCAGCGTGGAACTCAAGAAGAAG GTGCAATTTCAATTCACACTTCTCACAGACACATTGTACTCGCCTCTGCCCCCGGATTTGAGGCCGGTGATCGACTATGACCACGAAGACGAGGCCGCAGTGTCCAGGACTATTGTCGCAGTCGAAGTGCAGGATCTTAAGAACGGAGCCACGCATTACTGGTCTTTGGATAAATTGCG TCAACGATTGGAACTAATGCGCGAAATGTACCACAACGAGGCAGAAATGTCTCCGACCTCCCCCGATTATAACGTGGAATCCCTCACCGGAGGAGATCCATTCTACGACCGATTCCCATGGTTCCGAATGGTAGGCCGAGGTTTCGTCTACCTCAGCAACCTCCTCTACCCAGTTACCCTCATCCATAAAGTGGCGATTGTGAGCGAAAAGGGAGACGTCAGGGGTTACTTGAGGGTGGCGGTGCAAGCTGTCATCGATGAAGATAATTCGGATCAGGTGGGAGTGAGGCAGAGTGCCCGGATTGCTTTCGAGTCTACTCCCAAAG CGGTCATTGATCGCAACATCCACAATATGGAGGACAGAATAATTGAGGGACACAACAACATTGATCCGATTAAGTTGGAAGAGTTGATTGAGTGCGATGCCGATTCAGGGAGAGGGGATAGTTCAGTTTCTTCTGACGTGAAAGAGGAGGAGGTCCCCGAGCATATTATGCTGGGGAAGGAGTTCACTTTTAGGGTTACAGTGTTACAAGCAGTGGGCATTTCTACTGAGTACGCGGATGTTTTTTGTCAGTTCAA TTTTCTTCATAGACACGATGAGGCATTTTCAACAGAACCAGTGAAAAACACTGGCAAAGGCACCCCTCTTGGATTCTACCACgttcaaaat ATTACAGTCACATGCACTAAATCTTTCCTCGAATACATCAGAACCCAGCCGATAGTATTCGAAGTGTTTGGCCATTATCAGCAACATCCCCTGCACAAAGACGCCAAACTGGAGGGCAGTTTAAGACAACCTCCTCGCAGAATGCTGCCCCCCTCTATACCTATCTCACAGCCTGTACGATCAAGCAAATTTGGAGCTTTACCTAGTCCCTGCACAGCGCACATTCACGCCAAG GTGGATGTGCTGGTTTGGTTTGAAATCTGTGAATTGGCTCCTAACGGAGAGTACGTGCCTGTAGTAGTCGAGCACAGCGATGATTTGCCATGCAGAGGGCTGTTTTTGCTTCATCAG GGCATTCAACGCCGAATTCGCATTACCATAGTGCACGATCAGGCCTCCGAAATTAAATGGAGAGATGTGCGAGAATTGGTCGTAGGGCGTATAAGAAATTCCCCGGAATCTGAAGAAGACGAAGACACCGACAACTCTGTTCTCTCTTTAGGTTTATTCCCAG GGGAATACTTGGAGATTTCAGGAGATGATCGAGTGATGTTTAGGTTCGAGGCCGCTTGGGACAGTTCCCTGCACAATTCTCCCCTTTTGAATAGGGTGACGTCACCGGGCGAGCAAATATTCATGACCATCTCTGCCTATTTGGAA TTGGAAAATTGCGGCCGGCCTGCGATAATAACCAAAGACTTGAGTATGGTGATATATGGAAGAGACGCTCGCACTGGTCCTAGATCATTGAAACACCTATTTTCGGGCACTTATAGGAATGCTGAAGCTAACAGGCTCTCTGGGGTGTATGAATTGCTGTTAAGACGCGCCAGCGAAGCAG gtGTTCAAAGACGTCAAAGACGCGTCCTAGACACCAGCTCCACCTACGTGCGAGGAGAGGAAAACCTTCACGGCTGGCGCCCACGTGGAGACTCTCTGATATTCGACCATCAGTGGGAATTGGAGAAGCTCACCCGATTGGAGGAAGTAGAGAG AGTGCGCCACACGCTGTTGTTGCGAGAGAGATTGGGCCTGGATCGGTACCACAACCATAAAAACAAGTTCCAGCTGGAATACACCACCAAGAGCGAGAAGGAGGTATGCAATATGGTGGCCAAGAACAATCTGAATCAGTCCTACCAAG tcAACAACGACGCGACCTACGAATACTGTGAGCGTGAGAATCAGCTGCTCAATAAATGCGTTCGCTTGATCCAAGGCAAACCTCGAGATAACAAAGATTTGAAGAACAATGAAGTTACCAGTCCCACTGACGAAATCACCGACATGAGCACCAGCATGGTGTCCAGCGTCATGACGAATAGTTCCATTGAGCTCTGTTCTCCCGAAAGGACGCCCCTGATTGGTGAATGCGCGCCTTTCCCGTCAATGCCGGCTTCCCCTCCAG GACCTAGAGATCCAGAGTTGGTACTCTACGTGCCTGACATGGAGGAAATCAGAATTTCTCCAGTGGTGGCGCGTAAAGGTTATCTCAACGTCTTGGAGCACAAAACTCACGGATGGAAGAAGCGATGGGTG GCGGTGCGCAGACCGTACGTTTTCATCTTCCGCGACGAAAAAGACCCGGTAGAACGTGCCCTGATTAACTTAGCCACAGCTCAAGTAGAGTACTCAGAAGACCAGCTGGCCATG GTGCGAGTTCCCAACACCTTCAGTGTGGTGAGTAAACATCGGGGCTATCTCTTGCAGACCTTACACGAAAAAGAGGTTCACGATTGGTTGTACGCTATTAATCCTTTGTTGGCCGGACAAATACGCTCGAAATCGGCAAGGAGACAACCCCCAAACAAAGAAAAAGAGGTAAACTCTGACACAACTGTGACTGTAATGGCGAAATGA